From the genome of Tenrec ecaudatus isolate mTenEca1 chromosome 1, mTenEca1.hap1, whole genome shotgun sequence:
tgaaaggaaataaaataaagataatacTAATTCTAAAAAGACAATTATTCacacatttaaaatataaatatacatattctTCTTAAATAAGAATTAGAATGCTTTTTTAGAAGCAATAGCATCTGTGATAGGTTGGttcattgtgcccacctggccaatgaacacatgtgggattaattgaaggaaggagagataaatggctcggtgaacctcgcctttcttgtctcttgcactTTGATGATCAGATCAGCTGCCATAGTTTGTTCTCTACCTCAATTtccaagctacactatctgtgggacacccaacccatggactgtgttgctgtagcttgaagttccttcaagtcctgctttgccatgctactgGAATATACATCGCTTGTGctagggactgttggaccctgtcatatggctgtctgttggtgacctgccttgctgtttgatgCCTGGGGcccgatagcctgaattgctctacagaggactcagctgtctgcttccttgcctGGCACCAGCGGTCCTCAAGACTTTAAGGACTGTCAGTGTATTAGCtgcctcacagaagtgagttgcactgagccatttgtaccgcTCTATAGATTAATTAGTTGTTTATTTCATATGTTATGTATCTACCTATCTATGTGAGTCAGCCCTTCTCCACCTGTGGAtcgcaatccctttgggggttgaacgaccttttcaTAGGGTGACCTGAtgcataactgtagcaaaattacagttatgaagtagcaatgaaaataatgttatggttgtggaggggggggggttaccacgacatgaggaactatacTAAATGGTTgcagcatttggaaggttgaaaaccactgttataaatatatataaaatcatgagtgtcctggttttgtttctccagagatccTTGTCTAACATAGCATCTATATAAATTTTGGGTGATAAATTTATGAACATTAGCTTAAATAATTGAAGTGATATTATAAATCCTATAATCAACTCCACAAAGCAACGGTTACTATGgctcaaatatattttaatatattttcacaGAATGGTCATGTTGATGTATACCTGCTAAGTATCATCCTGCCTGAAAACATCATCAAGAATACTAGAAACATGACACAGTTTGAAAGAGAAACAGTTAACACAAAATTGGgggattaggaaacaagaatgTATTATTAGAGGAATTTTGAATAAGCCTACCCTCCTTAATTATTAAATGATTTCCTTTGATGTCTCCCATCTTTTACTTGGAAGTGAAAATCCTCCTCATCAGGTGAACCAATGCCCCTTTCACATCCTTATTCCTAAGGGTGTAGATGAAGGGGTTGAGTGTAGGTGTCACCACCCCATAGAAGAGGGCCATGAACTTGGGCTGGTCTCTTGTGATGGAGGAGGGAGGCTGAAGGTACATACTAATGGCTGGGccataaaataagaaaactacaagGAGATGGGAAGAACATGTCCCAAAggcctttttccttccctcaGATTTCATCTTCAACACAGCATTTCCAATACAAGCATAAGAAGCAAGAATTAAGCTGAGTGGAACAGCTAACATAAAAATGCACACCACAGAGAGTGTGAGTTCATTAGCACTCTTTTCTCCACAGGCAGACTTTATCAGAACAGGAATCTCACACAACAAGTGATCCAGTGTGTTAAGACCACAAAGTGGCAACTGTAATGTAACAGTGGCCTCTGAGACAGCATAGGTCATTCCACTCAACCACACAATGGATACTAATAGGATACAGATTTGCTGGTTCATGATGAGGCTGTAGTGGAGGGGCctgcagatggccacatagcgatcAAAAGACATGAGAGCCAAGAGCAGACATTCTGTACCACCCATCgtgtggaagaaatacagctgaaCCACACAGCCCATGTAGCTGATTGTCTTCTTAGCGCTTCCCAGGTTCACCAGCATCTGAGGAACAATGCTTGTGGTGTAACACATGTCCAGAAAGGagaggttcatgaggaagaaatACATGGGGCTGTGGAGCCTGGAATCTAACTTGGACACCAGAATGATGGCGATGTTTCCCAGCATGGCCATAGGGTATGTTATCAGAAGAACAACAAAGAGAGGAAGCTCCAGCCAAGGATGGTCAGCAAAGCCTAGTAGAAGGAATTCTTCAGGGTGGCTTTCGTTAATTAGTGCCATTATCTTCAGTTTATTTCCTCTTCTTTGAGATGGCAAGAAGATAGGAACAGTGATGAACAAGCACAAGACAGGATTCTGCAGTGTCCATCCATTCATAGAAGATGAAGTGCAGCCACTGAAGTGGAAATGCTAGGGAGCTATCATAGGGATAAAAGGGTTGTCCCTCCTATGCCTGCAAGGagtttggaaagaaatcaggcaaccagtGAACACTGATGAAGACCCCACACTGAGCATGCACACCCTCAAGTCCCTGAGCCAGGTGAGAGGTGCACCTGggtgcccaaactaggcccagatttatgacatcacatagatCAGCccaactcagccaatggggtcaaccaagatCATCAACTAAGCCTCCTCAGAAAGAGGTTTGAAATTTCCTGGCAGTGGGAATGCCTTGTTCTCTTACCCTACTCCTGGTCAGCGGCAGGTGGAGGGTGAGGGTCTCTTTTCCCTGTGAAGGTAGACAAGCACCTGCTCAGGGCCTGCTCGGGTCCCACAGCCTCTTGGCCCAACATGATCTCAGCCTGTAGTGTTCTTGGACTTCAGGCCTCCTGGCATCTCCCCACCAGTTCTGCATGTTGTCTTCTCCAAGTGGTTGTttgtgcccagttgtgaaccccagctTCCATGCGGCttggcatgctttccagaaatagtgtgtacccttttgagactgtaaaatctAAAACTGGTTCTGTCCTTAATAAAAACTCACATGGATTACAAAACATGATTcaatgtgaattctttcagtatgTAAAGTAAAGGATTGAGGCACAACCTATTCCAGAAACTTAACAGAAACACATAAATAATTTGGAGCTAGCTGACCTAACTTCCTGTTGTGACTCAGTGAATAAAAGGCTGTCACATTAAATGTAATTGTGCTGAACCTGGgtgttttcttttctaaaattccCATATTATGTCCTTGTGTTGTGCTGAAGATCGTGAGGAATACAGGAATGCATTTGGGGAACTCAAAAGCAATGGTTTTTGAATTGTGGTATGAATATCACCTAAGAAACTGTTGAAATTGACCTttttgcatatatgtataagtttagtgttaaggtagcagaaggacattgggcctccactcaaggactccctcaatgcaagaacactttgttcttttaaactgggaTTCCACAATGCTAACCTtctcaacacaatcactgaagacaaagcaggtgcataagcaaatatggtgatgacagctgatggtgtccagctaacaaaagatatagcatctggggtcttaaaggcttgaaggtaaataagtggccatctaactcagaagcaacaaagcccacatggatgaagcacaccaacctgtgtgatcatgaggtgtcgacgggatcaaaAACCaaaatatcaggcatcaaaaaacaaaataacatatcattgttaatgagggggaatgtggggtggaaactcaaagcccatctgtagtcagctggacttccccttacggaagggttgtggggaggagatgagccagttagggtgcaatgaAGCaaaggtgaaacatacaactttcttctagttcctaaatgcttccttctatcatgatccaaaatctacattataaatctggctagaccagaagatgtacactggtataaataggaaatggaaacacagagaatccaggatggatgatccatggaggaccagtggtgataatggcgataccaggagggtggagggtgggtggggtgaaaagggggaacaaattacagggatctacatataacctcctccctgggggacagacaacagaaaagtgggtgaagggagacatcggacagtgtaagacatgacaaaataataataatttataaattatcaagagttcacgagggagggaggagtggggaagaaggggaaaagatgaggagctgatgccaggggcttaagttgagagcaaatgttttgagattgatgaggacaatgaatgtacaaatgtgttttacacaattgatgtatgtatggactgtgataagagttatat
Proteins encoded in this window:
- the LOC142437534 gene encoding olfactory receptor 2B11-like; translation: MALINESHPEEFLLLGFADHPWLELPLFVVLLITYPMAMLGNIAIILVSKLDSRLHSPMYFFLMNLSFLDMCYTTSIVPQMLVNLGSAKKTISYMGCVVQLYFFHTMGGTECLLLALMSFDRYVAICRPLHYSLIMNQQICILLVSIVWLSGMTYAVSEATVTLQLPLCGLNTLDHLLCEIPVLIKSACGEKSANELTLSVVCIFMLAVPLSLILASYACIGNAVLKMKSEGRKKAFGTCSSHLLVVFLFYGPAISMYLQPPSSITRDQPKFMALFYGVVTPTLNPFIYTLRNKDVKGALVHLMRRIFTSK